The Peptostreptococcaceae bacterium genome has a window encoding:
- the mnmA gene encoding tRNA 2-thiouridine(34) synthase MnmA, with translation MAKMLDKKKVVIGMSGGVDSSVAAYMLKEEGFDVTGVYFNLWESIDGGRFENFAKANEEDARAVCENIDINFLSKNYEEPFKSEVVEYFISEYLAGRTPNPCVQCNRTIKFKYLMDIANEIGAYYLATGHYVQVCKDKAKSRYFIKKTDNSKDQSYMFYTLSQEMLSRLIMPLGNMKDKEDVRRYAEEIGLSMAKKKDSQEICFIQDNDYCGFIERNVKDGFKSGDFIDDDGKFLGKHKGIPFYTVGQRKGLGISVGKPMYVKNIMVDSNKIMLTDNSELFTSVLLAEKVNSVKYEEIPEDRVLKIKTRYTAKEADGKIKKLNNGNLEITFLKPQRAVTPGQSIVIYEGDDLIGGGIIVKTAG, from the coding sequence ATGGCAAAAATGTTGGATAAAAAAAAGGTAGTTATTGGAATGAGCGGTGGAGTTGACAGCTCGGTAGCCGCATACATGTTGAAAGAAGAAGGTTTTGATGTTACAGGTGTCTATTTCAACTTATGGGAGTCGATAGACGGAGGTCGTTTTGAGAATTTTGCAAAAGCAAATGAAGAAGATGCGCGAGCGGTTTGCGAAAATATTGACATAAACTTTCTTTCAAAAAATTATGAAGAACCTTTTAAAAGTGAAGTTGTTGAATACTTTATAAGCGAATATCTTGCCGGTAGGACTCCGAATCCATGTGTGCAATGCAATAGAACAATTAAATTCAAGTATTTAATGGACATAGCAAATGAAATAGGTGCATATTATTTGGCAACCGGACACTATGTTCAGGTCTGTAAAGATAAGGCAAAAAGCAGATATTTCATAAAAAAAACCGATAACAGCAAAGACCAGAGTTATATGTTTTACACATTGTCACAAGAGATGCTATCCAGACTTATAATGCCGCTTGGAAACATGAAAGATAAAGAAGATGTTCGAAGATATGCTGAGGAAATAGGTCTAAGCATGGCAAAAAAGAAGGATAGTCAAGAAATCTGTTTCATACAGGACAACGATTATTGCGGTTTTATTGAAAGGAATGTTAAGGACGGATTTAAATCTGGCGATTTTATAGATGATGATGGAAAATTTCTTGGAAAACATAAAGGAATACCTTTTTACACCGTTGGTCAAAGAAAGGGTTTGGGCATATCTGTTGGAAAACCAATGTATGTAAAGAATATAATGGTAGACAGTAATAAAATTATGTTAACCGATAATTCTGAGCTATTTACATCAGTACTTTTGGCTGAAAAAGTCAATAGTGTTAAATATGAGGAAATACCAGAGGATAGAGTTTTAAAAATTAAGACCAGATATACGGCAAAAGAAGCCGATGGAAAAATAAAAAAACTTAACAATGGAAATCTGGAAATTACATTTCTTAAACCACAAAGGGCAGTTACCCCAGGACAGTCAATTGTAATATATGAAGGTGATGATTTGATAGGCGGAGGTATTATTGTTAAAACCGCTGGTTGA